A single Thermaerobacter sp. FW80 DNA region contains:
- the pckA gene encoding phosphoenolpyruvate carboxykinase (ATP), which produces MDARIRDDYEPASHGSRKAAPVVHRNLPAAQLVELALARGEGRLSDTGALVVTTGKYTGRSPRDKFIVDEPSVRDHIAWGPVNQPFPRERFDRLYERVQQYLRQRNHFIFDGFAGADPAYRLRVRVVTEYAWHSLFARQLFLRPEPDELRGFEPDFTVLYAPTFHADPRTDGTRSETFILVSFERRTVLIGGTEYAGEMKKSIFSVLNYLLPERGVLPMHCSANVGPEGDVALFFGLSGTGKTTLSADPERRLIGDDEHGWSDRGIFNFEGGCYAKCINLSREYEPQIWNAIRFGAVLENVILDPQTRQPLYDRADLTENTRAAYPVDYIEGAVIPGVAGHARTVFFLSADAFGVLPPIARLTPEQAMYYFLSGYTSKLAGTERGVTTPEATFSTCFGEPFLPRRPVEYARMLGERLRRHGTRVYLVNTGWTGGPYGVGNRMKLPYTRAMIRAALRGELDDVEHRVDPVFGFAVPVACPGVPSEVLDPRGTWADPEAYDRQARELAARFVENFRRFEGVSAEIKAAGPRVG; this is translated from the coding sequence ATGGACGCGCGCATCCGGGACGACTACGAGCCCGCATCCCACGGCAGTCGCAAGGCGGCGCCGGTGGTGCACCGCAACCTGCCCGCCGCTCAGCTGGTCGAGCTGGCCCTGGCGCGCGGGGAAGGTCGGCTGAGCGACACCGGCGCCCTGGTGGTCACCACCGGCAAGTACACCGGCCGCTCGCCCAGGGACAAGTTCATCGTGGACGAACCGTCGGTCCGCGACCACATCGCCTGGGGCCCTGTGAACCAGCCCTTCCCGCGGGAGCGGTTCGACCGGCTGTACGAGCGGGTCCAGCAGTACCTGCGCCAGCGCAACCACTTCATCTTCGACGGCTTCGCCGGCGCCGACCCCGCCTACCGCCTGCGGGTGCGGGTGGTGACGGAGTACGCCTGGCACAGCCTGTTCGCCCGGCAGCTGTTCCTCCGCCCCGAGCCGGACGAGCTGCGCGGCTTCGAGCCCGACTTCACCGTGCTCTACGCACCGACCTTCCACGCCGACCCGCGCACCGACGGAACGCGCTCGGAGACCTTCATCCTGGTCAGCTTCGAGCGGCGCACGGTGCTGATCGGGGGCACCGAGTACGCCGGCGAGATGAAGAAGTCGATCTTCAGCGTGCTCAACTACCTGCTGCCGGAGCGGGGCGTGCTGCCCATGCACTGCTCGGCCAACGTGGGGCCCGAGGGCGACGTGGCCCTGTTCTTCGGCCTGTCGGGGACGGGCAAGACGACGCTCTCGGCGGACCCGGAGCGGCGTCTCATCGGCGATGACGAGCACGGCTGGTCGGATCGGGGGATCTTCAACTTCGAGGGCGGCTGCTACGCCAAGTGCATCAACCTGTCCAGGGAGTACGAGCCCCAGATCTGGAACGCCATCCGCTTCGGCGCCGTGCTGGAGAACGTGATCCTGGACCCGCAGACCCGGCAGCCCCTCTACGATCGGGCCGATCTGACCGAGAACACCCGGGCCGCGTACCCGGTGGACTACATCGAGGGCGCGGTGATCCCGGGGGTGGCGGGCCACGCGCGGACCGTGTTCTTCCTCAGCGCCGACGCCTTCGGCGTGCTGCCGCCCATCGCCCGGTTGACGCCGGAGCAGGCGATGTACTACTTCCTCTCCGGCTACACCAGCAAGCTGGCGGGCACCGAGCGGGGCGTGACGACGCCCGAGGCCACCTTCTCCACGTGCTTCGGCGAGCCGTTCCTGCCGCGGCGGCCGGTGGAGTACGCCCGGATGCTGGGCGAGAGGCTGCGGCGGCACGGGACCCGGGTGTACCTGGTCAACACGGGCTGGACCGGGGGCCCCTACGGCGTCGGCAACCGGATGAAGCTGCCCTACACGCGGGCCATGATCCGGGCGGCGCTGCGGGGTGAGCTGGACGACGTGGAGCACCGGGTCGACCCGGTCTTCGGGTTCGCCGTGCCGGTGGCCTGCCCGGGCGTGCCGTCCGAGGTGCTGGATCCGCGTGGCACCTGGGCGGACCCCGAGGCCTACGACCGGCAGGCCCGGGAGCTGGCCGCCCGCTTCGTGGAGAACTTCCGCCGCTTCGAGGGCGTCTCGGCGGAGATCAAGGCCGCGGGGCCGCGGGTGGGGTAG
- a CDS encoding type II toxin-antitoxin system RelE/ParE family toxin: MSEVLPPNVWFFPDARADLGRLDRSQRVLVLRAVVKIARAPDQVGKPLGHLAGLNLAGFRSVYVDRKRIRIVWKVAETGVVQIAVIAAVAERDGLVVYRTAAQRREAIDAWILKRIESSSNPRRQSH, translated from the coding sequence ATGAGTGAAGTCTTACCACCAAACGTGTGGTTTTTCCCCGACGCCAGGGCCGACTTGGGCCGCTTAGACCGGTCGCAGCGAGTCCTCGTCCTCCGGGCCGTTGTGAAGATCGCGCGGGCACCGGATCAGGTGGGGAAGCCGCTGGGGCATCTTGCTGGCCTCAATCTGGCAGGTTTTCGGAGTGTGTACGTGGACCGTAAGAGGATTCGTATCGTGTGGAAGGTTGCCGAGACCGGCGTCGTGCAGATTGCGGTCATTGCGGCAGTCGCAGAGCGCGATGGACTGGTGGTGTACCGAACGGCGGCCCAGCGTCGCGAAGCCATTGATGCGTGGATTCTAAAACGCATTGAGAGTTCGAGCAACCCGCGACGACAATCACATTGA